The window CGGAGAAGGGCGCCTCGGTGCCGTCCAGGGTGCGCAGGCGCGCGTGGCTCCGCAGCCGGCACAGCAGCTCGGCCCTGCTGGgagccgccgcccgccgcccgtgGAAGCGCACCCCGTGCTTGTTGGCCGCCAGGTAGGCCTTCATCGCCTTCTGCAGGCGCGGGCTCAGCATCCTGGAGGAGACGTTTCCCTTCCAGAGCTGGTACAGCAAGGCCCTGGACATGAAGGGCCTGCTCTCGTCGTCGTCCTCCAACACGtggctccttctctgtctccGGTGCCTGTCCTTCAcccgccctctctgggcctgtccAGCCTGCAGAGCCCGCTGCTTCTGGCCTGGCTCCCCGGGGGAAGAGAATCCCAGTGTCCTCTGAGTGTGGCTGGGCCACCCTGGCTGACCAGCAGCGAAAAAGTAGGCGTCGTCCTCCGCGTAGAAAGCATTTTGAGATTTTTTCTCCacctgggaggaaaaaaagtcttCACTTTCCAAGCCATCTTGCGCCTGGGACCATTTCTGCGGGTCACCAGGTCCCACGTGAAAGGGGCCGGCCGGGCGTCCCGCGGGCAGCGCCGGGTCTGCGTCCATGCTCCCCGGCCAGGCGGGCTCGTGCATGGCGCCCATGATGACCCGCTGCTTGCCCTGCACGGGCAGGAGCCTCCTGGTCTCCAGGAAGGAGAAGGAACTGGGCGCAGGCTCAGCAGGGTTGCTGTCGGTGAAGTAGATGAAAATCACCAAAAAGAGGAGCCCCCAAGCGAAAATCCCGAACAGCATTCGTTGTCTCCATTGCTTCAAGTGTGGTTTCATGGCAAGTCTCTGGGGTCAGCACCTTGTGACCtaaagcaggtgggaggcagaatGAACCTGAAAAACAGCCAGATGCTACAGTTAGCCAGTGTGGGACATCTGCTCATACGCTGCTGGGAACTTCCATCTGGAACAGTGTTtccagggggaggggggagtatTAGGAGCGGCATCAGAAACGAGAATCGTCCCGGAGCTTAAGCTAAATCCAGGTGTCATATTtacccctccctcacccctgacCTCTGCAGGACAGGGGATCTCACCATCTCAGCTGAGTATCTAGGGAGAGAGGGGGTGGGATGAGTGTATATTTGTGAAAACCTCACTCAGGGACATATCTGCTTCCCCACCTTGAGAGACACTTAGCAAGGTGCCTGCCAACAAGCTCCCCCTGCAGCCACGTTTGCAAAATTCCAGTTTGGTAAAGCAAAGCAGGAGAGTTAAGCAGAGTTTGCCCTCTCTTATCTGCTTATCAGAGGGCCCAAGGCTCAGATCGTTTCTCAGGAGTTACTACCATACCTGATTTCCTCACCAtctccccaggcctggctggctACTTGGAACATACCAGAATTTCACCTATGGCACTGAATGAAGCAACGCTTACGTGACTGTGCAGGCCAGGGTGTCTGCTGACTTCAAGAATGCCTTCCTACTTCACCCTTGCATGAGCCACTGGTGGGATAAGAGGGACATGTGCTCAAATTTTACATGGAGGGGGAGGTGAGACGAGAGCTTGCTGATCCTAGATGAGATTCCAACAGAGAAAGAGTGACCAAGGAGGCAGAGATGAAAAGTATCAGATACAGTGAGAGAGACAATGAATCAGTGTTACTGCTGTGGGCAGCACAGGGCTTGGTACTAAGGGAAATCATAAAACATTAAGAAGATGTGCTCCTAACTTTCCAGAACTTAtgcaaagaaagggaaaaacataGGTATGTTTGTGGAATAAGAATTAAGCTTGCTAGAACTTCAAACTGAGCACAAAGCCAAGCATAGgcaaatactaaataaatactgGCTGCATGAATgatgtgagtctgtgtgtgtgtttcagggaGGGGCTGTGTGTCTGGGGGTATGCATGAGTGTGTGTTTGGGTGGTGGTGTTGGAAGAAGAATGGAGACCACTTGCGGACGATGTAACTGGAGAGGTACATCCTTCCTGCCATGGAGAGCCTCCAGTACCTGCTGGGATGTCTGGGCCACATTCCgtatgagaaagagagagtgagtgaCGTTCTTAGAGCAAGAGAGTGACATGGTGGTTCCATGGGCTTTCAGGAGATTACTTTGTGGCAGGTAAGGCAGGGTGGCATGCAGGGAGGAAAcatggggaaggaggaggtcaTTGGTGTTATGGAAACCAGTCACCAGAAAGTAGAGAGAATCTGACAGGAGGTGCTGCTAGGGGACATCTGTGACTCCCACCCTCCTTCTCCGGCTGAGGCTGACTACTGCTAAAGCACAAAGGCATGCAGGATGTGACCACAATGCAATGGCTGGTGTCTTTACTCAAACAGATGGTAACTGAAATCAACATGAGTGCTCCTACGGTCACTTGCGAAGTGGTCAGCTTGGGAAGTCATACAATGTCTTTGGTGAAAAGAGATGTGCCAAGTAAGAAAACTAAAACCACATTTCTTTTGTGGCTCTATACCAGATTAAAGGTGGACACAGATTTTTTGACCTTCCACCCAGGGAGAGGTAGGGTCCGTATATCCCTCTATTAAATAAAAGTGGGGCTCTATGACTGCTTGCACTAGTAGAATATGGTGGTGGTGACACTATGGCAGGGTCCGTATATCCCTCCATTAAATAAAAGTGGGGCTCTATGACTGCTTGCACTAGTAGAATATGGTGGTGGTGACACTATGGCAGGGTCCGTATATCCCTCCATTAAATAAAAGTGGGGCTCTATGACTGCTTGCACTAGTAGAATATGGTGGTGGTGACACTATGGCTGTTACTGGGCCTAGGTCTAGCCGCTTTCACTTCCTGCCTCTTAGAATGCTCACTTTGGGGGAAGCCGGGCACCAACGAAGACCTGTCCCTAAGCTTAGTCCACCAGGcagtgaggaagcccaagctagcTATGCGGAAAGGCCACTTGGAATGAGAGATGCCAGGCAGCCCCAAGCTGTTCCAGCCACCCCAACGGAGGCACCAAACGTGAGGAATGAAGAGGCCATCCTGAATGTTCTGCCCTGCTAAGCTTCAGGTGACTCTATCCCCAGCCAGCAACTGACTGAAACCCACAGAAGACCCTAAGAGAGAACCAGCCGAGCCCAATCAACTCAtggaaccatgagaaataataataggTTGTTGTTCTGAAACACTAAGTTTTAAGGTGATTTGTTACATCAGATCATGGGAACAGGCTCTAATTCAAATGCCAAATAAGAAGTTCCAAAACCGCTTCCAACGATTGCAGCATCCCAGAAGGATTCTACAAAAAGCAACATTCACTTACATGTGTAAGTTGTGGCTTTTAAAAAAGCGTTTGCTTTATTTTGTATTCACATAAAAGCAAGGCTGTAGATTTCATATACAATCATAAAtcaaacatacatacacagaatATGCTTCAACCAAGCCAGAATCATTGATGCCAAGAAGCaaacatagaagaaataataccacAGTTAACTTGCTATATGCCAGGATATGGTTAGCATTTGTCCTGGGTTATTTCATTCGGTCTTCCCAGCACCTAGTTAGGTAGAAAACGCTGCTATATCcgttttctagatgaggaaactgagggccagaaagattaaataatttcccCAAAGCACAGAGAGAGCAAGCAGCAGATATTACATACAAATTGATCTGTGTTTTTCTCAGGCTCACACTTTTTAACACTAAATTCTGGTTCCATCTGATCACACCAACTGAagctgtattttctaaattaggCGTCTCAAACTGTGGTGAAGGAtcaattttttccccaagttGTCACTgtctgatattttatatttccatgccTGAATGTCTTGGCATTGTCCAACTGCTAGAAAAGTTTCTAAATTCTTGCTCTCAAGTTCTGTACATACCTCATCGGGACCTGGTAATGAACAGTTTGTGGACATGCAGTCTGgcccacactttgagtagcaactTCTCCATGATCTGTCTAACCTGCCCACTCAGCGGCCCGTGCTTCAAGTTGTAATGCCCAACGTGAAGGGCTAGAAGCTGTTTCTGATGTTTCAAGATTTCCAACAGAAATTGGAAAATTACCCTTAATAACAGTGATTCTGTTTCTGTCCCAGTGGGGTGCACTGCTATATAATTCTAACACTCACTACTAAGAGTCAGAGCAGACCCCCTGAGTTAAGGGCTGTTTTccacaagactgccctcacttcagatgccagctGCATGTGGGGTTCCAAGGCCACCTACACTAACAGCTGTCCAGCTACCAATCCCCAGATTCTTAGGACACCcttcaggtttgataatttgctagaaggGCTAACAGAAGTTATTATGGTTACAGTTCTATCGTAAAGGAGATACATAGGGTGGTATCTGGAAGGAATGCAGTTTCCACACCCTTTCCCCTTGGAATCTGGCTGTGTCACCCTCCTGGCACATCAATGTGTTCACTAACCAGAAAGGTCCACGGAGCCCCAGCGTCCAGAGTTTTTACCAAGGTTTCATTaggtaggcatgattgattatatTATTGGCCGTGTGACTTAATTCAATCTccattccttctcttcttccaggAGGTCTGGCTGGCCCAAAGTTCCAACCCCATAATTTCACCTGgatggtctttctggtgaccaagCCCAGCGGAAGTTATCATTAGCATAACAGAGACAGTTCTATCagtcaggaaattccaagggttttaggagctacATGAGCCCCAGGCAAGGCCCAGACAAATAGCTTTATTATAACACACTAGGGCTGCAGTAGCTAATTTAAAAGGCAGTCTTTCTGCCTCTAGCTGAGAATTGTCATTACCTGCTTTCCCTGCACCTAGCATCAGCTCAGTGGGCAACTAAACAATGGGAAAcagaagttttttatttcagcatttgctcaagagaaaaaatttaaaacagaggCAAAGGTGAGGTATGTGCAGAATGGCAGGAAGTGAAATAACAGAAACGAAGACTTGAGCTGTGGAAAGTTCTGGCCTCGGGGGTCAGGGCTGAGGGCCAGTGCCCCATACTCCAGATGAACTAATGTTGCCTTAGCTTGGTGGAGTCAAGAAACCGCAGGAACTCAAGCTGAGAAGGCGAGCCTGCTAAATTTCATAGCAGGATTCAGATTATCACACATAAACTTCATTATATGAAAATGCCTAGTTCCTGGCTGGAGAAATGGGAAGTCTTATTTGTAACGGGAGGTGACAGAAAGGGAGGGGGAATAATGAGAGGATGTCTGAGGAcacaaagaaagggaagaagagccTGGTAGGGCAGAGGGGGCCAGGACCGGCTGGTAGagtgtgtcctctctgcctggcttgctggggagaggcagggttTCTGAAGCCCTCTGAGTACCATGAAAGGAGCAAGTATCCCAGTGCAAGAGTGGAAGACTCGTCATTGGGTAAGGTTTCCTTACATGGCTCCTAACGCACAGTAGTAATAGAAAGGAGTGGGTTTGCTGCCTCGCCGCATGATTAGGCTTCAACTCTTAATAATCCAAAAGCCTTGGCTACAGCCTCTGTAGCTGCAAATCTTCTGTTGCCAATTAAGGGAACATTCTCCAAAATGATTAAGTCTTAAGGCAATGTCAAATCCTCTGCTAGTGAAACGCTACAGAAATCGCTAGTCCCAGTCATCAGCATATTTGTAACCAAGCCAGGTTAGAGAGAGGCGGGGACGTCACCAGTGTCCTAGCCCTGGATCATCCTTTTCCTTAACGTGACTATACAGCCTAACAGAAAGGAAGGTTTTGCTAAGCaacagaaaatacaattttttttctctaatatagtCCATCTGAAATATTATAATGATATAGCTTAAACAAAGTCATCTGTAACAGTGCAATAAATGGCCTTTCATTAACTGGTGTGATACTAATATAAATGGCATCGGGGGATATGAGAGTCCCATCAGGCAACACCTGTCCCCAGGTGCAATGGAAAAGAGCTCCCTAATCACACGTGTGCTTTGTCGAGGATGGTTCAAGTGACGGGGGCTGTTGAGCTCTTGCCAGTTTTCCCCTGGGAAGAGCAATGGCAAAATTATACTCATCCCAGATGCGGTGTGACTTTGTCTTCCTTTCCATGGTGATTCTAACAGTATTACCTGGCAGGGTGAAGGTTTAAATTCCCAGTGGATGTTCTCTGCCTATTTGAACTCTTTTCTCCATTCCCAATCTTTCTCCTGCTTCTGCTTCGTTTCTAGCCAAGCCTCTAAGGAACTTCTGTTTTTGCAGGCAAAAGTCACAAGTTCCCCCCTGCTGGAAATTATTGAGATTGTTTTACCCACTCAGGGAGGTCGGTGCCCACATCTTAGCTACTAACTAATTCCCAAACAAAGAAACGAGTCACATTTCCTCATGGATATTCACACGAGtacaaaagaatgtttaaaattctcCTTCAAAGTGTTCTGAGAGAAATCACATTTTCCAAAAGGCATCATTTATCATAAGTTGTCAGATGAAGTTATGAAATGTAAACACTGCCACAGAGGAACATTACAATGCAGCTTAGGGTTAATGCAGCCAACTTCGTATTTTGTTCAAGGGCAGAGAGAAGTTAATTCTAGGCCTTGCCACTTTAATGATGTCCCTTCTAAGCCCTGCGGGACAAGCTTTATCGCCAATTTTCTTGAATGGagagggtttgtttttttaacacacTTTGACTGATGTGTCTGCTACAGCTGCCAGCCGGCCAGGTTTTCTGTGGGTCTGAGAAACACTCACGTCCTTTTTTGTGCTGAAGAGTTGTCTGGACTAATCTTAAgtctaagtatttattttaatgttgaaataataaagaagattTAGTGTGTGAGCTATAGTGAGACACTCATGTATCTTAATAGCCTTCAGgagtcattttctttcagaatcatttttctaaaattagctCTTGTCACATATCTGAGAAAACTGTCTGCAGGAAAGAGGAAGATACCTCCCCCAGCTGGAATTCTTTTTTATCTCTTAACATGCTTATTGGCTCCTTTTACAAATgagctcttttctttccttttttcatttttttgtaaatgTAAGAAAGCCTCCAGACTGCTAAATGCAGAATGCTACGGGTGCACTCCCTAATCCATCCTCACTGGAGCCCCGGCCCATTCTTAAGCTAATGTccagaagaacagaaagaaaaaggtcGCTGGGGcagcagcctcctggtggggggagggcagcCCCCATTTCTGAGCGGTGCACTCCCAGCAGGACTGCCAGGTCCTGGTGCAAGGGCAGTCCCCCTGCAGGCAACGCCTTCTGCTTGTGACCagggctgtctgactccagagtggATGTGGCAACCCCGAGAGCCACGAAGGGCACTGCTAGGGCTGGCAGACCCAAATGACATTGCTTGGCCAAGAATAAGTTTAAGACACTGCCAGGGCTTCTGGTTAATGTAAAATTTGGACGTCTGAGCAACCTGCAGTGAGGAAGCCTGCAAGCTCCTTGAAGGCGGGACCACGTTTTCTTCAGTCCTGTGTTCCTACCAACCAAAGTGGGCTGACAGTGGTGGAAGGTTCCcttcaaatatttctgaatgaaataaaatgagtgCCTGGAATCAGTAAAAGAAGTGAGGGGATGTACTGCAGAGGGAGTGCCCACTGAGCTCTctgctgctggggagggaggctgtgccTGGCTCCCTGCGCTGTCAGCTGTCAGCAAGGCGGGAGTGTCTGGGGGCCCCAGGTGAATGCATGCGGGCAGGCTGCCGTGGGCTTAGGTTTGTGTTACTAGCAGCAGTCGTGGCAGTGGTCAGGGTGCTGGTGGATGCACCAGCAGCAGCGCTGTCAGAGGCTGCCATCAGCCAAATGCTACCATacgccaggccctgtgctgagcacaCATCATCTCATTTCAGTTCCTCATCTCAGTCTCATCTTGACAACAAAATCCTTAATAAACACCATTATTCTCATTAGGcatataaagaaactgaagctccaCGTGGTTCCATTCTGGTATGTTGTCCCAAAGTCTTTCCTTCACTAGATCACGAAGCCAGAAAAAATTGTTGGTGCTACTTGAGCACCAGCCTTACaaatttaatgagatttttttttctccccaaagtaCCATGCTTAATTTCAGTTCAGTTCCCTAAATTTACCAGGCCATATAACCCCCTAATACCCCACTTTTCCCAAACATCCCTGTCTTTCTTTGCTGGAGTAACTGATTTTTCCAGTTAAGGCTCAGAATCCACCCCCGCCCCAGGTGCCTGGCATTTACCAGAGAAAGCTTAGTCTTGGGACACCCATCCAGCGGATTTTTCCCCCTCAGAATGGGCTGACAATTCACTGACATTTCCAGAGAGGCTACAGGTGTCCAGGCCCCTGATTGCATGAGTTGCTATCTAGGTAGGAAGACAAAACGATGCTGACTGCTTTGTTGCTCAGTCCTAGGATTGCTCAATGTGTGAGGAGCAAAGTGGATTAAAGTAATCCCAAGGGCTTTAAAGAGGAGGGGGACTGAAGTTGGAGGTTGAAGGACAGACACATCAGTATGGAGAAGAATCAGTGATTTCACGCCAGTGGAATGCCTGAGCTCGGCTGGACAAGAGTGAGCCGCTCTTAAAAGACGATGGCATTATCTTTGTGGGTCAGATAATTCCAGCAGTACAGGGTTTTTGCTTGAGAGGCAGGGCAGATGGGAAATAGTTTAAAAGGCAAAGAGGCACATATGTGAACCACCCTGGGCAGCTTTCAgttgggg of the Lemur catta isolate mLemCat1 chromosome 4, mLemCat1.pri, whole genome shotgun sequence genome contains:
- the ST6GAL2 gene encoding beta-galactoside alpha-2,6-sialyltransferase 2, translating into MKPHLKQWRQRMLFGIFAWGLLFLVIFIYFTDSNPAEPAPSSFSFLETRRLLPVQGKQRVIMGAMHEPAWPGSMDADPALPAGRPAGPFHVGPGDPQKWSQAQDGLESEDFFSSQVEKKSQNAFYAEDDAYFFAAGQPGWPSHTQRTLGFSSPGEPGQKQRALQAGQAQRGRVKDRHRRQRRSHVLEDDDESRPFMSRALLYQLWKGNVSSRMLSPRLQKAMKAYLAANKHGVRFHGRRAAAPSRAELLCRLRSHARLRTLDGTEAPFSALGWRRLVPAVPLSRLHPRGLRSCAVVMSAGAILNSSLGEEIDSHDAVLRFNSAPTRGYEKDVGNKTTMRIINSQILTNPNHHFIDSSLYKDVILVAWDPAPYSSNLNLWYKKPDYNLFTPYIQHRQKNPNQPFYILHPKFIWQLWDVIQENTKEKIQPNPPSSGFIGILIMMSMCREVHVYEYIPSIRQTELCHYHELYYDAACTLGAYHPLLYEKLLVQRLNTGSQGDLHRKGKVVLPGFRAVRCPAPNPTGPHS